In Sander vitreus isolate 19-12246 chromosome 4, sanVit1, whole genome shotgun sequence, the genomic stretch AATCACTAATATAACCTAGAGAGTCTTATCGTCAGTGACCAGCAGGTTAGCTGAACATGCCACGAACAACCATGGCAACCTGCAGGATGCTGTTCAGTAAATGGATAGTGACCACACATAGCTTGATGGTCTTATAAGGAAACAAATACAGGAGGTTCAGTTCATGGTCTGCTGGGTTAAGTCAACTGAACTTTAGTCCCTTCAATAAAGAAAGGCTGGAGAACGTTACTGAGGTACAATGTGTGCTATGTTGAAAAAGTTCACAGAGGATCCAGCAAATGCCAGTCATTTTCAACTCCTCAGAACCAGACAAAACACATCAAGCAACCAGACTCTCTACAGCATCTTTCCTCTCCTTCATCAATCCTACCCTCATCGCTATCTCTATGTCCAGACAGTATCTTTTCTTCCATTTCTCGTCAGCTCTGTCCCATATCCTCTCATCTTTTCTCCCGTTGACTGTCTATCTGTGCTGCAAAACAAATTGATCATCTGCTTATCTCCCAGCCACACAGCTGACGATGCTCTGAAATTGGTGAAAGGCAGACTGCAGAGGGAGAAACTTTGAGGGATGTTTCTGAATATATCAGTTTTTTGTCATATATTAACTTGTTTATCAAGCTTTCATTTacttttctcctttttaaatatgtatttattgtgttCAGTTCTCATGCATGCAGGCCTTGGCCTTATCATCTTTCACCTGGTACAAAACACTCCAAAATacttatacatttttttctgatatagTTTGgggtgattttatttatttcattgtatttttCTGTCCTTATAATTTTGATATGTGCGTGAGCCACTCTTTATATTTACTATGTATGTTGAGTGTACTCTAATTTTTCCAAGATGTTATCTGATTATCGGACTAAACTGAAATACACTTTACTTATGTAAAGCAAAGGTCAAGACGAACAGGTCTAGGCTACGAGCAGCTTTATAATAATTTAGTATGGCCAATTTTAGTTATTATTTAAACAAACCACACCAACATTGGCTTTATAGAATTAGCTAATTGTTAAAGAATATCAAACTCAattgtgatgtcacagtgtaGTGATCACACCCTGGATTACACTTCTACATCACTTTAGCAAGGTGAGACGCAAAACAGAATGTTCAGCTCCTGTTAAGTTGCTTTTAAGCGCTAACAAGCTTTCCAAATCAGTCTTATAGGAAATTGTACAACCATTTAGTGTATTTTTAAGGACTTATCAAATAAAGCATGAAGAAATAGCAGTAACATTTTATAATAAAGCATACTTTATAAAGGGTATGTAAGTTGTAACTAATGGCTTTTATACATCAGTTATAAGCCATTAATTTAGtttaaagtattttgttttggttgtttgttaaaaagaaatcactttcTTAATTAAAGGTGCtttatgagttcctgcatggtttcagcgcgatttcattttttatctcaaatcgtaggcatctctccttgatccgctagctgcctgcctcctgaatacactgtgaaaaagcccggtctcgggagacaacacagggggtgtaaacgtcaaacaaacactagggggacaggataggcaccaaaataaaacaaaccactccagctaatcaccgacaagatggttgggggaggagTTGggagttagtcagttagtcatgacagtaaaagcagttacacaccgggccgataatcggccgttggacactctggcgaggtcagtgactcaagtctgttcggtgtgttccatgccgtcgtccattggaggagctgtcggccttcattttcgcCGACCTGACAGCAGCCAGatccatgtgacgcgttcgtccaatcagctgccggttttcattttttgggcgacaatacagattagcgctgcctgctgtgaTGGCGACATACTACGTCTTGTCGCTGTGGTGTGTttcgaggcacttttttgaccaactcagggagactgatcagaccaactgccttttctgccaacggtcggccgtctggttggtgtgtaactgcctttagggaaacatggggggaggggcgagcttgctctgttttgtttgaaattgaCTTGGaatgtcaacagaagtgaccatgcaggaactcatagtgcacctttaatccATTAATAAGTAGCCTACacattacttattttttttaataaaccatCAAGTTTGCATAACATGCAAAACAGTTGTTCTTGTTAATGTCTATATTGATGTATAAACCATTAATAAATGAAGCCATTAGATGAAAGTATAAACCTGTTATTATAGGGTAATGTGTTGCCAGAAAATATACAGCAATGACATAAACATGTGATATCCAGCCCACCCCTTCATTTTGTTTCATATTGGTTTCTATGTTAGTGTAGGGAGCAGCTGTGGAGCACGTctgttaaaatatttaaaacaaaaatgttgcaatttcaaataaaacagttttttaGGTTGGAAATGTAGCTTTATTGTTGTGAGACGGCGTGGACGCGCCTTTAACGATATTGCGCGCGGCCCATAGTCGCAAGCTCCCACAGACGCACAGCGGCTCCTCACACAGCATCACTTCAGCAGCACAGGGTTCAACTCACAGGTTCTTCTCTCCGCTGTTGTTTAAAAAACAGAAGTAGGCTATTGGTTTTTTTGTAGTCAAATTAAGAGCTCCGAGTGGATCACCGGGAGAAGAACTCAAACACACCGGAAAGATTAACTGGATTTGTAGCCTACTTGGAGCGAGGTAGGCAACACAATTCTCATTCataacgtgtttttttttattataggaTACACAGGGCTACTTTATCACATGCACTCTTGTGACACCAGGGATTAACAGTTTCCAGACAGAAAACGCAGAGTAACCAAGTCTAAACTATAGCCTACTCAGAAAGTATAGCctacattatttcatccatCAAGGCAaagaaacagcaaaaaaaagcaaagcgaAATATGTGATTAAAGTATGTTCATACTCGGAGAGGAGCACAACATGTGTCCCGTCCAGTGTGATGCTCCTGGTTTATCTGCAGCTCAGCAGCAGGTCGTTCAGGGTTAAAAGGTTTCGGACTGATTCGATTTAAAATGGATCGTATAGGTCAGGCTACTGGCAGTCGTGATCGATGAGATCGactgacagagaaaagagagagagagagagtgtgtgtgtgtgtgtgtgtgtgtgtgtgtcatttaaaTAGTCTGTAATGAGTTATTGGCTGCCTGGATGGAAAAACGAAGAGGGCAGTGAGGGGAAAgggatgaaaaatgaaaatgtagccTAGTAGCGTAGATGTAGCCTCAGTCTGTTCTTATTTAAGGTTTTAAAATTCAGCATGCATGCAAAAATGATATACAcataaaggtgtttttttttgtgtgtgattcTACATAAGCGATGGCAAGCTAAGAACTGGACTGattttacataggctacaaaTATTATACAATTATTTTCTATTAATTTGATACAGATTTTCATAATATACACTATTTACATAGGCACAGTATAATGTCTTATAAGTTCAATCTCTTccgttatatttattttacattcattaaaTATAACATGTACATGATGTATCAGTAATTGCCTGTAACCATGTTTCAGTCTGAATCCGAACAATTCAACCTTAGTctgctctctctttgtctgcctCTTTTTCTGCCTCAGGATGTGTGGTATGGACGACGTGGACTTGGACGAAGGTGGTTCAGgcgaggaggagaaagaggaggagttCTGGATCGGGGAGGGAGTGAAGATGCTGCCCCCTCCCGTGGCCCACAGCGGAGGCAGTGCATGGGGCAGCCGTAGGGGCAGGTGTGGCTGTGTGGCCTGCGGGGCAGCTCTCATCCTGTGGGACCTGTGTGTCATTGTAGCCAGCATTCTGCTCCTGGCTCTGGTCTTCTCTGTGGTGCTGCTGCCTGCAATGCTGCTGCTGTACGTTGGTTTTCTCTGCCACTCCAGGGTGAGAAATTACTCTGTTTATTCTCTTTGTAGCAAGTACAAGCTGGGAGTAAAAGTTTACTGTTATTCTAGTTGACCGCTAATCCACTAGTgttattcaaaatccaaaattCTGCTTCTGGATGAATAGTCAGAGGATACTGGGCTGAGGTGGACTCATTGGCCAGGGTCCAGACTAATAATATGAGGAAACACAGGATTCTGTTCACTGACAGGAATCCCTCTAGGCCCTAGAGTTCAATATTTTACAATGAAGATTTGGGATATTTGTGTTGTGCAATGTGATATTTtgcaatttaaatttttttggcACAAATTATGTTCCCAAAAGTTTACACTCACTTTTGAGCAAATATGATTGTCAAGTAGACTAAGTGAACAGCCATCATCATGCAGAATAAAACCACTTCACATGTTGTATTGTGCTAACAGAATAGTGTGTGAATGACTGCATGACTACAGGTTTTTGGAACAAGTTTAATGCATTTATgcaaatgcaatttaaaaatgttaataatACTTTCTTTGTCCTTAAAACCCTTATATTTGTCAAGGTATTGGTCTAAGACATATACCATTTGTTATATCTTCTAAGGAAGAACCGAATGTCCACGACATCCAAATACTTTTGCAAGTTTAATGCAAAGGGACAGGCATGACGTCTTacaagttacttagttactttcacaTGTCCCTGACTAGCAGCAACTTCTTCGGTCTCTCTGAACTAGGGTCAACATCCAGACAGCTGAACATACTCTGATTCAGAATTCAATGTAATAGCGCCTTCTTCTGGGACATCCGTTATTAGCAGCTAACTTCATAAACAGTATAAGGAAATGAACTATTATTCTTCATAGCTAAGTAACTGATATAGCTTACAGATAAACATTCTTGTAACTCAATATTACTCTTAAGATATTACAGTTAGGATACCACACCATTTAACTACAAAGTCCCTGGTTCGATTTCAGGTTGTGACCTCTGTTGCATTTCACCCCTTTCCTCTTTCTATGTGTTTCCTGTCAATCTCAACTTTCATCTGTCAACATATAgggaaaaatgcacaaaaagaattaaaaaaaacaaccttgtaACTGGGGCATCCAGGTGACAAGTTGTAAAGCTCATAGCTTGAAGTTTCCTGTCACTCTCTACTGTCAACATACTTCCAATTGACGATGGTTGACTAAAAGTTTTCCTCATGGACATCATTTCTTCACAGTTCCTGAAAAGTGGGAACCTTTGTGCACCAGTTGAGGATTATTATAGCTGCTATAGTCAATATTTCTTTAatatagagatgcaccgattacaactttctaggccgataacgattttagccgattctgatttcatttttctaaccactttacagcacacacaaatatttattttctatcttttctttaatagaacattttgcacagaacatagaaaacattgtgaacagataatggatcactataaaatagaactatataaaattcacacacatctaaagtgcaatgttagaaccatttccttcttttcacatccaatatccaactttTTGGTGtagtccctccacgccctactttttccttgcaggtgttgcatattgcaaacgtgttatcttctgcacacacgctgaagaatttccaaacacctgacatgttgcaggttaatacacgaggttccctacatgtgtgaGAATAGCGTGGACACGCGTGACACatggcggaaaagttgagagaaaggaaaaagagactgtgctgtcgcgtccatgtgtgcgtgcgtccttgagaactgtaactcgtataacttatgttgtcagttaattgtagcattgaccagcatgaaatcggcatatgtcagactgacctgccggtcgccggtcatggccgagcatgTGAAAACTGGCCAATTCTGGCAATGctggtctatcggtgcatctctactttaATACCAATGGATTTAATCACTATGTAATGCGAAAAATGTCGCTCATAGTAAAAACCTTCAGATAATTATCATCAATTAAGTGTTTCCAGTCACAacaagcagctgttttcagtgggaAAAATAACTGTGTAACTAGCACCAAATGACAGTAATGCCGCTTTTCCATTGCATGGTGCGGCTTAACTCTCTCTACTCGACTCACTCTTTTATGGTTTTCCACGAGCAAGTTGTGGATAGTATCTGCTACCTGGTACCTTCTTTGATACCACCTTGgttgaggttccaagcgagctgagccgatactaaaaggtggagttaaaaccacactgcagaccactgattggtcagagagaatcatcACTAGCACAACACAAGATGTTGGGCAAAAACCCACCGtttttaaatagccaagctACCGTCAATAGcaaccacttttttttat encodes the following:
- the tmem88bl gene encoding transmembrane protein 88B, whose amino-acid sequence is MCGMDDVDLDEGGSGEEEKEEEFWIGEGVKMLPPPVAHSGGSAWGSRRGRCGCVACGAALILWDLCVIVASILLLALVFSVVLLPAMLLLYVGFLCHSRVLDAPSAICRYLDDNSCSALIILGFVMMSPLVVVAAAVFCGLLRRFRLLLLIQPITRAWYRGRLLDWVGSVHNWV